Proteins from one Elgaria multicarinata webbii isolate HBS135686 ecotype San Diego chromosome 3, rElgMul1.1.pri, whole genome shotgun sequence genomic window:
- the LOC134395402 gene encoding ovoinhibitor-like, translating into MKLGGFLLLTLMVFVVYADVVTGQINERDYCRGYPKQACTKEYKPHCGSDGKTYDNQCFFCNAYIKSGRRLKLKHFGKCQEFEDTQVAGRVHSCNVFEQQMEAGRFHHPGCKYMHIYMRETWERRQTLPLPVEFEQRLLLGRGLIGGTTRHPHTTMKLGGFLLLTLMVFFVYADVVTGRINERDYCRGYPKQFCTLEYSPHCGSDGKTYDNQCSFCNAYIRSGRRLKLRYRGRC; encoded by the exons ATGAAGTTGGGAGGCTTTCTTCTTCTCACTTTGATGGTGTTTGTTGTGTATGCAG ATGTTGTCACCGGACAAATAAATGAACGG GATTATTGTCGTGGGTATCCAAAACAAGCATGCACCAAGGAGTACAAACCCCATTGTGGTTCTGATGGCAAAACGTATGACAACCAGTGCTTTTTCTGTAATGCATATAT CAAAAGTGGTAGAAGACTTAAGCTGAAGCACTTTGGAAAATGCCAGGAGTTTGAAGACACACAA GTAGCAGGCCGTGTCCATTCCTGTAATGTGTTTGAGCAGCAAATGGA GGCAGGGAGATTTCATCATCCAGGCTGCAAATACATGCATATATACATGAGAGAGACATGGGAGAGAAGACAGACCTTGCCTCTACCAGTGGAATTTGAGCAACGCCTACTACTTGGAAGAGGGCTAATTGGTGGGACCACCAGACACCCACACACAACCATGAAGCTGGGAGGCTTCCTGCTCCTTACTCTGATGGTGTTCTTTGTGTACGCAG ATGTTGTCACCGGACGAATAAATGAACGG GATTATTGTCGTGGGTATCCAAAACAATTCTGCACCCTGGAATACTCTCCCCACTGTGGGTCTGATGGCAAAACGTATGACAACCAGTGTTCTTTCTGTAATGCATATAT CCGAAGTGGTAGAAGGCTAAAGCTGCGATACCGTGGAAGATGCTAG